In one Zalophus californianus isolate mZalCal1 chromosome 10, mZalCal1.pri.v2, whole genome shotgun sequence genomic region, the following are encoded:
- the LOC113933402 gene encoding olfactory receptor 10K2 — MERGNETLVREFIFLGFSSLAGLQQLLFIAFLPLYLFTLGTNAITIATIVLDRALHIPMYFFLAVLSCSETCYTFVIVPKMLVDLLAQKKTISFLGCAIQMLTFLFLGCSHSFLLAAMGYDRYVAICNPLRYTELMGHRVCVGLVAAACACGFTIAQIITSMVFHLPFHSSNQLHHFFCDISPVLKVASHHTHLSQIVIVMLCALVLIVPLLLILVSYIHIISAIVQFPSTLGRYKAFSTCASHLIVVTIHYGCASFIYLRLKSTSSSSQDALISVSYTILTPLFNPLIYSLRNKEFRSALRRAVGRTISLPQR; from the coding sequence ATGGAGCGAGGCAATGAGACCCTGGTGAGGGAGTTCATCTTCCTGGGCTTCTCTTCTCTGGCCGGGCTGCAGCAACTGCTCTTCATAGCCTTCCTGCCCCTCTACCTGTTCACTCTGGGCACCAATGCCATCACCATTGCCACCATCGTGCTGGACAGAGCCCTTCACatccccatgtacttcttccttgctgtCCTCTCCTGCTCTGAGACCTGCTACACCTTCGTTATTGTACCCAAGATGCTGGTGGACCTGCTGGCCCAGAAGAAGACCATCTCCTTCCTGGGCTGTGCCATCCAGATGCTCACCTTCCTCTTCCTTGGCTGCTCTCACTCCTTCCTGCTGGCAGCCATGGGTTATGACCGCTACGTGGCCATCTGTAACCCTCTGCGCTACACGGAGCTCATGGGACATCGGGTGTGTGTGGGACTAGTGGCTGCTGCCTGTGCGTGTGGCTTTACTATTGCACAGATTATCACCTCCATGGTATTTCACCTGCCTTTCCACTCTTCCAATCAGCTCCATCACTTCTTCTGTGACATCTCCCCTGTCCTCAAAGTGGCATCTCACCATACCCACTTGAGTCAGATTGTCATCGTCATGCTCTGTGCATTGGTCCTCATTGTCCCCCTGTTACTGATTTTGGTATCCTATATTCACATCATTTCTGCCATAGTCCAGTTCCCTTCCACATTAGGCAGGTACAAAGCTTTCTCCACCTGTGCATCCCACCTCATTGTTGTCACCATCCATTATGGTTGTGCCTCCTTCATCTACTTAAGGCTCAAGTCCACCTCCTCCTCAAGCCAAGATGCTCTCATATCTGTCTCCTACACCATCCTCACTCCACTGTTCAACCCGCTGATTTACAGCCTCAGAAATAAAGAATTCAGGTCAGCGCTTCGTAGAGCTGTGGGAAGAACCATTTCCCTGCCACAACGTTAA